GCGAATACTAATCTTAATTTATGTGTATTTGACTTCAATAGTATTTTCGCCCCCACAATAGCCCCCAGCAAAACCCCAATTACGACAGGCATGCACAATTCTGGTGCAATATAACCTCGTTGCAAATAAATACAAGCACCGGCAGTTGCGGTAACACCGATCATAAAATTGCTGGTGGTTGTAGAGACTTTAAAGGGTACCCGCATAATATTGTCCATTGCAATTACCTTCATGGCCCCTGCACCTATACCTAACAATCCCGAAAGAATGCCGGCAAATAGCATCATAAAGAATCCGCCAAAGACATTTTTTACACCATATTTTATCTCTCCTTCCGGAGCAGGATAACTTCCTCCCAGTTTAAAGCGTTGTCCCATTTTACTGCAGACGGGTTCAGCAATTTCCCTCTTCTTTTGCAAAGAATTGATAGCGGATAGAATTAAAATCAACCCAAAAATAATAGCAAC
The Arachidicoccus soli DNA segment above includes these coding regions:
- a CDS encoding sulfite exporter TauE/SafE family protein, with protein sequence MTVLSFSIIIFIGACFAGLIGALTGLGGGVIIIPLLSYLGIDLHYAIGTALVAVIATSSGSAAAYVKEGVTNMRIGMFLEIATTIGAVVGALLVASQLVPTTIVAIIFGLILILSAINSLQKKREIAEPVCSKMGQRFKLGGSYPAPEGEIKYGVKNVFGGFFMMLFAGILSGLLGIGAGAMKVIAMDNIMRVPFKVSTTTSNFMIGVTATAGACIYLQRGYIAPELCMPVVIGVLLGAIVGAKILLKSNTHKLRLVFAFIILLVAIDMIYKGFTGNI